In Crinalium epipsammum PCC 9333, the following are encoded in one genomic region:
- a CDS encoding metal ABC transporter permease produces MLDWLIEPLNYEFIRNAMMMGILVGILCPIVGSYLIVQRMALLGDVIAHAVLPGLAIAFFLGIDILIGAFISGIFSTFVIAWIKSQSRVKVDAAMALTFSSFFSLGITLITLLKSKLDLENLLFGDILGVTITDVLRTGAIALIVLTFVKIFYKQLLFYTFDPLGAEAMGLPVNYLHLGLMAAITLTIVASMQSVGVVLVISLLVGPGITAYLLVKELHLMMILGAILGMITSISGVYSSYYLNIPSGPAIVLFSFGLFLLAILFSPSQGILTRPTSSNYYTQILRKLRNLI; encoded by the coding sequence ATGCTGGATTGGTTAATTGAACCGCTCAACTATGAATTTATCCGTAATGCCATGATGATGGGCATTTTGGTAGGTATTCTTTGCCCGATTGTTGGCAGTTACCTCATCGTTCAACGGATGGCGCTTTTGGGGGATGTAATTGCCCATGCTGTTTTACCTGGTTTAGCGATCGCCTTCTTTTTGGGCATTGATATTTTGATTGGAGCATTTATATCTGGCATTTTCAGCACATTTGTTATTGCTTGGATTAAATCTCAATCTCGCGTCAAAGTTGATGCAGCAATGGCATTAACTTTTTCTAGTTTTTTCTCCTTGGGTATTACCCTAATTACCTTACTCAAAAGCAAGCTAGATTTAGAAAATTTGCTTTTTGGCGATATTTTAGGGGTAACAATTACAGATGTTTTACGAACTGGGGCGATCGCACTAATTGTTTTAACCTTTGTAAAAATATTTTACAAACAATTATTATTTTATACCTTTGATCCTCTAGGCGCTGAGGCAATGGGATTACCTGTAAACTACCTTCATTTAGGGCTAATGGCAGCAATTACTCTTACTATTGTTGCTAGTATGCAATCAGTGGGCGTTGTGTTAGTAATATCGCTTTTGGTGGGACCAGGAATCACCGCTTATTTATTAGTTAAAGAACTGCACTTAATGATGATATTAGGTGCAATACTAGGGATGATTACAAGTATTAGTGGTGTATATAGTAGCTATTATTTAAATATTCCTTCTGGTCCAGCCATTGTATTATTTAGTTTTGGGCTATTTTTATTAGCAATTTTGTTTAGTCCATCACAAGGCATTTTAACTAGACCAACATCATCAAATTATTATACCCAAATTTTACGAAAGCTGAGAAATTTGATTTAA
- a CDS encoding metal ABC transporter ATP-binding protein has protein sequence MLEVQNLAVNYRGVSALQGVSFSIAPGQLVGLIGPNGAGKSTLVKAMLGLIPTVSGFVRFNQRPLKQQRQQVAYIPQRSQIDWDYPVTVWNVVLMGRTFDRGLFSRISRQSQQLAENALQRVGMWELRHRQIGELSGGQQQRVFIARAIAQQAEIFLFDEPLIGIDKKTEALIFEVFSDLKAERKTLLVSSHQWGQDLAKYDSLLLLNQQLVAVGLPQEVMTIENIQRAYGQGISNPVKQSLETLYFC, from the coding sequence ATGCTGGAAGTCCAAAACCTAGCAGTTAATTACCGAGGAGTCTCAGCACTTCAGGGTGTGAGTTTTTCGATCGCACCAGGTCAACTTGTAGGTTTAATTGGTCCAAATGGTGCAGGAAAAAGTACTCTAGTCAAAGCGATGCTAGGATTAATACCTACTGTCAGTGGGTTTGTGAGATTTAATCAGCGCCCTTTAAAACAGCAACGGCAACAGGTAGCTTATATTCCGCAGCGAAGTCAGATCGACTGGGATTATCCTGTTACTGTCTGGAATGTAGTGTTGATGGGTCGCACCTTCGATAGAGGCTTGTTTTCTCGGATCAGCCGTCAATCTCAACAACTAGCTGAAAATGCCTTACAACGAGTTGGGATGTGGGAACTCCGTCATCGTCAAATTGGCGAACTTTCTGGTGGACAGCAGCAACGGGTGTTTATTGCGCGTGCGATCGCCCAACAAGCAGAGATATTTTTGTTTGATGAACCATTAATTGGTATTGATAAAAAAACAGAAGCTTTGATTTTTGAAGTATTTTCTGATCTTAAAGCCGAGAGAAAAACTTTATTGGTTAGTTCCCATCAATGGGGACAAGATTTAGCTAAATACGACAGTTTATTATTATTAAATCAACAATTAGTTGCTGTCGGATTACCCCAAGAAGTAATGACGATAGAAAATATTCAACGTGCCTATGGGCAAGGTATAAGTAATCCTGTTAAACAGTCTCTTGAAACTTTATATTTTTGTTGA
- a CDS encoding metal ABC transporter solute-binding protein, Zn/Mn family, whose translation MNHNVNKKFPFYAAVGISLLLVGCNPGTQSNNLSNSNANSTNKLPTVVATHSVLCDLAKLIAQNTINLTCLIQPGVDVHVYKPTPQDRKAIEKAQLILYGGYNFEPELIKIINASNQAATKVAVHEVAVPKPLMEEDNHHEESEKSAKHEIVPNPHIWHNAQNGIRMVEVIREQLTKLSPVNFNVYAANAHQLSDKLKQLDAWTKAQINTIPLKQRKLVTTHESLNYYANAYGLTIEGALQGLSTEEKPTALRVKELVTEIKNTGVPTIFTEATGNDKVIRTVAKEAKVKVAEQGLFVDSLGTPGSQGDTYIGMLTSNTCTITTGLGGKCSAFLGNTLNK comes from the coding sequence ATGAATCACAATGTCAACAAAAAATTTCCCTTTTATGCGGCGGTGGGAATTTCACTCTTACTGGTTGGGTGTAATCCTGGCACTCAGAGCAATAATCTTAGTAACAGCAATGCCAACTCAACTAATAAATTGCCTACAGTAGTGGCAACTCATAGCGTTTTATGCGATTTAGCTAAATTAATTGCTCAAAATACTATTAATTTAACTTGTTTAATTCAACCAGGCGTTGATGTCCACGTTTATAAACCTACCCCGCAAGACCGCAAAGCAATAGAGAAAGCACAACTAATATTGTATGGTGGCTATAACTTTGAACCGGAATTAATTAAGATTATTAACGCCAGTAATCAAGCTGCAACAAAAGTTGCTGTCCATGAAGTAGCAGTTCCAAAACCATTAATGGAAGAAGACAATCACCACGAAGAGTCGGAAAAATCAGCTAAACACGAAATTGTTCCCAACCCCCATATTTGGCACAATGCCCAGAATGGTATTCGGATGGTGGAAGTAATTCGAGAACAACTAACCAAATTGTCCCCTGTCAATTTTAATGTGTATGCTGCTAATGCCCATCAGCTAAGTGACAAACTTAAACAATTAGATGCTTGGACTAAAGCACAAATTAACACAATTCCCCTTAAACAGCGCAAATTAGTAACAACCCATGAATCTCTAAATTATTATGCAAATGCCTATGGTCTTACTATTGAAGGCGCATTACAGGGACTTAGCACTGAAGAAAAACCGACAGCATTACGGGTTAAAGAACTGGTAACGGAAATAAAAAATACTGGCGTTCCGACGATTTTTACTGAAGCAACAGGTAATGACAAAGTAATTAGAACTGTCGCTAAAGAAGCAAAAGTTAAAGTTGCAGAGCAAGGATTGTTTGTAGATAGTTTGGGAACCCCAGGTAGTCAGGGAGATACATATATTGGGATGTTGACCAGCAATACTTGCACGATCACTACAGGACTAGGCGGTAAATGTTCTGCTTTTTTAGGTAATACTTTAAATAAGTAA
- a CDS encoding NAD(P)/FAD-dependent oxidoreductase, which produces MPEELTNQSAHHVVIIGGGFGGLYAAKSLKNAPVKVTLIDKRNFHLFQPLLYQVATGTLSPADISAPLRGILSNNKNTQVAMGEVLDIDPEQQKLILQNEELNYDTLIVATGVSHHYFGNEQWADVAPGLKTVEDALEMRRRIFMAFEAAEKESNPEKRRAWLTFVVVGGGPTGVELAGALAEIAYSTLKNDFRNIDTTEAQILLLEGIDRILPPYPPELSAKTEASLVDLGVTVRTKTLVTNIENDVVTIRQGEQIEEIPAKTILWAAGVKASRMGQVLAKSTGAELDRTGRVVVQPDLSVAGHPNIFVIGDLANLADKDGKPLPGVAPVAIQEGKYVANLIKSRLTAKSLPAFCYQDYGSLAVIGRNAAVINLPFLRLTGFIAWLIWLFVHIYYLIEFDNKVVVFIQWGWNYLTRKRGARLITGKTSLPLVAVEEASNSRTPLEV; this is translated from the coding sequence ATGCCTGAAGAATTAACAAATCAATCGGCTCATCATGTAGTAATTATCGGTGGTGGATTTGGGGGGCTTTATGCAGCCAAATCTCTTAAAAATGCGCCAGTAAAAGTAACACTGATTGATAAGCGCAATTTTCATCTTTTTCAACCACTGCTTTACCAAGTAGCTACTGGAACACTTTCGCCTGCTGATATTTCAGCACCATTGCGGGGAATACTAAGTAACAACAAAAATACCCAAGTAGCAATGGGAGAAGTTCTGGATATTGATCCCGAACAGCAGAAACTAATTTTGCAAAATGAAGAACTAAATTACGACACATTAATTGTTGCAACTGGAGTTAGCCATCACTATTTTGGAAATGAGCAATGGGCAGATGTTGCTCCTGGTTTAAAAACAGTGGAAGATGCTTTAGAAATGCGAAGGCGTATATTTATGGCGTTTGAGGCAGCAGAAAAAGAATCAAACCCAGAAAAACGTCGTGCTTGGCTAACCTTTGTGGTCGTGGGAGGTGGTCCCACAGGTGTAGAATTAGCAGGTGCATTAGCAGAAATTGCTTACAGCACTTTGAAAAATGATTTTCGTAATATTGATACTACTGAAGCGCAAATTCTGTTACTAGAAGGTATAGACAGAATTTTGCCACCTTATCCACCAGAGTTATCAGCAAAAACAGAGGCATCTTTGGTAGATTTAGGAGTTACTGTGCGGACTAAAACGCTGGTAACTAATATTGAAAATGATGTTGTTACAATTCGTCAGGGTGAACAAATAGAAGAAATTCCTGCTAAAACAATTCTTTGGGCGGCAGGAGTTAAAGCTTCGCGGATGGGACAAGTTTTAGCAAAAAGTACTGGGGCTGAACTTGATAGAACTGGTAGGGTAGTTGTACAACCTGACTTGAGCGTAGCAGGTCATCCGAATATTTTTGTAATTGGTGATTTAGCGAATTTGGCTGATAAAGATGGTAAGCCTTTGCCTGGTGTAGCACCAGTAGCAATTCAGGAAGGAAAATATGTTGCTAATTTGATCAAAAGTCGTCTTACAGCTAAAAGCTTGCCTGCTTTCTGTTATCAGGACTACGGAAGTTTAGCTGTAATTGGACGCAATGCAGCAGTAATAAATCTTCCTTTTTTGCGTTTAACAGGTTTTATCGCGTGGTTGATTTGGCTATTTGTACACATTTACTACTTAATTGAGTTTGACAATAAAGTTGTAGTGTTTATTCAGTGGGGTTGGAACTATTTAACTCGTAAACGGGGCGCACGTTTAATTACGGGCAAAACTTCACTCCCATTGGTAGCGGTTGAGGAAGCTAGTAATAGTCGTACACCTTTAGAAGTGTAA
- the pyk gene encoding pyruvate kinase encodes MQLRDSLRRTKIVATIGPATSSPEVLRALIQAGATTLRLNFSHGTYEDHQRSIRLIRQTAFELNQPVGILQDLQGPKIRLGRFETGPISLKKGDRFTLTSNPVPGTEKISSVTYEPLADEVPEGATILLDDGKVEMIVEKVDKTTRELHCRVVVGGTLSNNKGVNFPDVYLSIKALTDKDRKDLVFGLDQNVDWVALSFVRNPQDILEIKELIASAGKQTPVIAKIEKHEAIEQMEAILCLCDGAMVARGDLGVELPAEDVPILQKRLITTANRLGIPIITATQMLDSMVNNPRPTRAEISDVANAIIDGTDAVMLSNETAVGSYPVEAVETMARIAVRIEKENLFRQVKDSRKSIPNAISHAVGQIAEQLHAAAIMPLTKSGATARNVSKFRPQTPILAITPHVDVARQLQLVWGVKPLLVLDLPSTGQTSQAAINVALEKNLLVEGDLIVMTAGTLQGVSGSTDLIKVEVVTAVLGKGIGIGQGAVSGRARVAKSAIEVNNFKHGEILVTRNTNVDYVELIRKASGIITEDDSLTSHAAVIGLKLGVPVIVGVKNATEVIRDGAILTLDTQRGIIYSGAMSAASATEVNTR; translated from the coding sequence ATGCAACTGCGAGATTCCCTGCGCCGGACGAAGATTGTTGCCACTATTGGCCCTGCTACCAGTAGCCCAGAAGTTCTACGTGCTTTGATTCAAGCTGGTGCTACTACGTTGCGCCTCAACTTTTCTCATGGCACTTATGAAGATCATCAGCGTAGTATTCGCTTGATCCGCCAGACTGCTTTTGAACTAAATCAGCCAGTAGGTATTTTGCAGGACTTGCAAGGGCCGAAGATTCGCTTGGGGCGCTTTGAGACAGGCCCAATTTCGCTCAAGAAAGGCGATCGCTTCACTCTCACCAGTAACCCTGTCCCAGGAACAGAGAAAATTAGCTCTGTTACTTACGAACCCCTAGCAGATGAGGTTCCAGAAGGCGCTACCATCCTCCTTGATGATGGCAAAGTCGAAATGATCGTCGAGAAGGTAGACAAAACAACACGGGAATTACACTGTCGCGTTGTTGTCGGTGGAACGCTTTCTAATAACAAAGGTGTAAATTTCCCAGATGTCTACCTGTCAATTAAGGCACTAACTGATAAAGACCGCAAAGATTTGGTGTTCGGTCTAGATCAAAATGTTGACTGGGTGGCACTGAGTTTTGTTCGCAACCCCCAAGATATTTTAGAAATTAAAGAACTAATTGCTAGTGCTGGTAAGCAAACGCCAGTAATTGCCAAGATTGAAAAGCATGAAGCGATCGAGCAAATGGAGGCAATTCTCTGCCTCTGTGACGGTGCAATGGTAGCTAGAGGTGACTTAGGGGTTGAACTTCCCGCAGAAGATGTCCCCATCCTTCAAAAGCGGCTAATTACTACTGCTAACCGCCTGGGTATTCCGATTATCACAGCAACTCAAATGCTAGATAGCATGGTGAATAATCCTAGACCTACCCGTGCTGAGATTTCTGATGTTGCCAATGCCATTATTGATGGTACGGACGCGGTGATGCTATCCAATGAAACAGCAGTAGGTAGTTATCCAGTTGAAGCTGTGGAGACAATGGCGCGAATTGCTGTGCGGATAGAGAAGGAAAATCTCTTTCGCCAGGTGAAAGACAGCAGAAAATCAATTCCTAATGCTATTAGTCACGCAGTCGGGCAAATTGCTGAACAGCTACACGCTGCTGCAATTATGCCATTGACGAAAAGTGGCGCGACAGCTAGAAATGTGTCTAAGTTCAGACCCCAAACACCGATTTTAGCTATTACTCCCCACGTAGATGTAGCACGACAGTTACAGCTAGTTTGGGGGGTGAAACCGTTATTGGTGCTAGATTTACCGTCAACTGGTCAAACATCTCAGGCGGCTATTAATGTCGCGTTAGAGAAAAATTTGCTAGTTGAGGGAGACTTAATAGTGATGACTGCTGGTACACTCCAGGGTGTCTCTGGTTCAACTGACTTGATTAAAGTAGAAGTAGTTACAGCCGTTTTAGGTAAAGGTATTGGTATTGGTCAAGGTGCAGTTAGCGGTAGGGCTAGAGTAGCGAAAAGTGCGATAGAAGTAAATAACTTTAAACACGGAGAGATTTTAGTAACCCGCAATACTAATGTTGATTATGTGGAGTTGATTCGTAAGGCATCTGGCATTATTACTGAAGATGATAGCCTCACAAGTCATGCTGCTGTAATTGGGCTAAAGCTAGGTGTACCTGTAATTGTCGGTGTTAAGAATGCCACTGAGGTAATTAGAGATGGCGCAATTCTGACGCTAGATACGCAACGGGGAATTATTTACTCTGGTGCAATGTCAGCAGCTTCAGCAACTGAGGTGAATACTCGTTAA
- a CDS encoding pentapeptide repeat-containing protein, translated as MKIGIFAGLSLLMSLLATSAQAANPQHVERLMKAKVCPGCDLRGAQLKGANLRDANLTDAQLADADLTNADLTNATLERADLTGTQLSGAILEKANLRAAKLGAVDKFVTNLKNANLKNADLQAANLTGAQLNLAVLDSANLERANLSGVDLTQSKLSLTNFSNASLIGANLENANLTNAKLTTADLTYSNLKTTDFTGANLIGANLSYANLNQANLDKANLTDAKLTNANFKNAKLNGVIGMNISTPNATSTLAPTIIPNATPTLAPTIIPNAIIIPNATPTLAPTIIPNPTIIPNLLP; from the coding sequence ATGAAAATAGGCATTTTTGCTGGTTTAAGTTTGTTAATGTCGCTATTAGCAACCTCAGCCCAAGCGGCAAATCCCCAACACGTTGAAAGATTGATGAAAGCAAAAGTTTGTCCTGGTTGCGACTTGAGAGGAGCGCAATTAAAAGGTGCTAACTTGAGAGACGCGAACCTAACTGATGCTCAGTTAGCAGATGCCGATTTAACTAATGCTGATCTGACTAATGCCACACTAGAGCGTGCTGATTTAACAGGTACGCAGTTGAGCGGTGCAATCTTAGAAAAAGCCAATTTGAGAGCAGCTAAATTAGGAGCAGTCGATAAATTTGTTACTAATTTAAAAAATGCCAACCTTAAAAATGCTGATTTACAAGCAGCTAATTTAACAGGGGCGCAGCTAAATTTAGCTGTTTTAGACAGTGCTAATCTAGAACGAGCTAACTTAAGTGGCGTTGATTTAACTCAGTCTAAACTAAGTTTAACTAACTTTAGTAATGCTTCACTAATTGGTGCCAATTTAGAAAATGCTAATCTGACAAATGCCAAATTAACTACTGCTGATTTGACGTACAGCAACCTCAAAACTACTGACTTTACGGGTGCCAACTTGATTGGAGCTAATCTTAGTTATGCTAATTTAAATCAAGCAAATTTAGATAAAGCTAACTTGACTGATGCCAAACTAACTAATGCTAACTTCAAAAATGCCAAGCTAAATGGTGTAATTGGAATGAATATCTCTACTCCAAATGCAACTTCAACTCTAGCTCCAACTATAATTCCAAATGCAACTCCAACTCTAGCTCCAACTATAATTCCAAATGCAATTATAATTCCAAATGCAACTCCAACTCTAGCTCCAACTATAATTCCGAATCCAACTATAATTCCAAATCTTTTGCCATAA
- a CDS encoding PQQ-dependent sugar dehydrogenase — translation MKPLRFLLISLLAIAACDSTNASIESQNPKQTDNPAQPKQQNLSKTKNQVTTQPLSPKPIRISIGSLPQPFASNSAFNSPNVIPIPANPSLRVPPGFVVKVFAENLDAPRWLALTPSGDILVTETRQNRIRLLRDTNSDGVADVSKIFAGQQNEINIPFGMTFADGYFFVGNTGEVRRFPYKKGQQQISGTGEKIATLTPGGYNQHWTRNVVASPDGKKLYVSVGSRSNADEEPLPRASVQVINLDGSNQQTFASGLRNPVGLDFHPKTKALYATVNERDGLGDDLVPDYLTRVQQGAFYGWPYAYLKPNLLDPRQLNNGKSKRPDLVSRTKTPDVLFQAHSAALGLQFYDGKTFPEKYRNGAFVAFRGSWNRNQGTGYKLVFAPFDSTGRAKGYYEDFLTGFLVDPSVAETWGRPVGLLVLPDGSLLFTEEANNRIYHVQYRG, via the coding sequence ATGAAACCTCTGCGTTTCTTGTTGATTAGCTTACTTGCGATCGCTGCTTGTGACTCAACCAACGCCTCTATTGAGTCTCAGAACCCTAAACAAACTGATAACCCTGCCCAGCCTAAACAACAAAATCTCTCCAAGACAAAAAATCAGGTTACTACCCAGCCACTATCACCCAAACCCATCCGCATTAGCATTGGCAGTTTACCTCAACCATTTGCCAGTAATAGCGCATTTAATTCACCCAATGTCATACCCATTCCAGCAAACCCTAGCCTCAGAGTACCCCCAGGCTTTGTAGTTAAAGTATTTGCCGAAAATTTAGACGCACCCCGTTGGTTAGCACTCACCCCCAGTGGTGACATCTTAGTAACCGAAACTCGTCAAAATCGCATCAGACTGTTACGTGATACTAATAGCGATGGCGTTGCTGATGTCAGTAAAATATTTGCTGGACAACAGAACGAAATTAATATTCCCTTTGGAATGACCTTTGCAGATGGTTACTTTTTTGTTGGTAACACTGGTGAAGTGCGGCGTTTTCCCTACAAAAAAGGTCAGCAACAAATTAGCGGAACAGGTGAAAAAATTGCTACCCTTACCCCTGGTGGGTATAACCAACACTGGACACGCAACGTAGTTGCATCACCAGACGGTAAAAAACTTTATGTATCAGTTGGATCACGTTCTAACGCTGATGAAGAACCACTACCACGCGCTTCTGTGCAAGTGATAAATCTAGATGGTTCTAACCAACAAACCTTTGCTTCGGGTTTGCGTAACCCAGTTGGTTTAGATTTTCATCCCAAAACCAAAGCACTTTACGCCACAGTTAATGAACGCGATGGTTTAGGTGATGACTTAGTACCAGATTACCTCACTCGTGTTCAACAAGGCGCATTTTACGGCTGGCCCTACGCCTACCTGAAACCCAATCTCCTTGATCCTCGTCAATTGAATAATGGCAAAAGCAAACGTCCAGACTTAGTATCCCGTACTAAGACACCAGACGTTTTATTTCAAGCCCACTCTGCTGCTTTAGGATTGCAGTTTTATGACGGTAAAACTTTCCCAGAAAAATATCGCAACGGTGCATTTGTAGCGTTTCGTGGATCTTGGAATCGTAATCAAGGTACTGGCTATAAACTTGTGTTTGCTCCTTTTGATTCTACCGGACGTGCTAAAGGATATTACGAAGACTTTCTTACAGGATTTTTAGTTGATCCTAGTGTTGCGGAAACTTGGGGTCGTCCAGTAGGTTTATTAGTACTACCTGATGGTAGTTTGTTATTTACAGAAGAAGCCAACAACCGAATTTACCATGTTCAATATCGTGGTTAG
- a CDS encoding ABC transporter ATP-binding protein, whose protein sequence is MKKKKFFNAPRFALQRIRQSAALFQYSDRAIRLVWSTSPLLTIIFAVMTLAAGLLPGAIAYVGKLIVDAVIGASNYGLQSDRILALSYVALEALLVALLNGTQRSLAVCQSLLRVLLGQKVNVLILEKALTLDIAYFEDSEFYDLMNQARREASTRPLSLVSRTFKLIQDTLSLITYGGLLLQFSLWAVVVLSVAGIPAFIAETRFAGEAFRLFRWRSPETRQQTYLETLIAREDYAKEVKLYQLGKILLTRYQEIFHRLYGEDRNLTIRRGFWGYLLGLLSTATFYLAYTWIVLETIGGKISLGDMTMYLIVFRQGQSTFSSGLSGVGGMYEDNLYLSNLYKFLEQKVPKSQGKATKGLIPNDGVRFENVSFSYPGSQKPALQGISLHLKPGQKLAIVGENGSGKTTLIKLLTRLYAPSSGRILLDGLDLQAWDITALHRRYAVIFQDFVRYQFTVGENVGVGDVEHLQDQSRWEIAADKGMAKPVIKSMPAGFQTQLGRWFKSGVELSGGEWQKIALSRAFMGTDTDILVLDEPTAAMDAEAEFQIFNHLRTITKNQIVILISHRFSTVRMADTIVVLAGGVVIEQGTHEELLKAEGRYARLFSLQAAGYQ, encoded by the coding sequence ATGAAGAAGAAAAAATTCTTCAATGCCCCAAGATTTGCTTTGCAGCGTATACGTCAATCAGCAGCATTGTTTCAATATAGCGATCGCGCAATCCGTTTAGTCTGGAGTACTAGCCCTCTTCTTACTATCATCTTTGCTGTGATGACTTTAGCAGCAGGACTGCTTCCGGGTGCGATCGCCTACGTTGGCAAGTTAATTGTAGATGCAGTGATTGGTGCTAGTAATTATGGTTTACAGAGCGATCGTATTCTTGCACTAAGTTATGTAGCACTAGAGGCGCTGCTTGTCGCTTTACTCAACGGTACACAGCGAAGTTTAGCTGTCTGCCAATCTTTACTGCGAGTATTACTAGGTCAAAAGGTAAATGTTTTAATATTAGAAAAAGCACTCACACTAGACATCGCCTACTTTGAAGATTCAGAGTTTTACGACTTAATGAATCAAGCGCGGCGAGAAGCATCAACCCGTCCCTTAAGCTTAGTCAGCCGTACATTTAAACTAATTCAGGATACTCTCTCCTTAATTACCTATGGTGGATTATTATTGCAATTCTCTCTTTGGGCAGTAGTAGTACTCTCAGTAGCAGGAATACCAGCTTTTATCGCCGAAACTCGCTTTGCTGGAGAAGCTTTCCGTTTATTTCGTTGGCGTTCCCCAGAAACACGACAGCAAACTTATTTAGAAACCTTAATAGCTAGAGAAGACTATGCCAAAGAAGTTAAACTGTACCAACTTGGCAAGATTTTACTAACACGCTATCAAGAAATATTTCATCGACTTTATGGTGAAGACCGCAATTTAACTATCCGGCGGGGATTTTGGGGTTATTTACTAGGCTTACTCAGTACAGCTACTTTTTACCTTGCCTATACCTGGATTGTATTAGAAACAATTGGCGGTAAAATTTCCTTGGGCGATATGACCATGTATTTGATCGTATTCCGCCAAGGACAATCTACATTTTCCTCCGGTCTAAGTGGAGTTGGAGGAATGTACGAAGACAACCTTTATCTATCTAACTTATACAAGTTTCTAGAGCAAAAAGTCCCTAAATCTCAGGGTAAAGCTACTAAAGGATTAATTCCTAATGATGGAGTTCGTTTTGAGAATGTCTCCTTCAGCTACCCAGGAAGCCAAAAACCCGCCTTACAGGGAATCTCACTACACTTAAAACCAGGACAAAAACTAGCAATAGTCGGCGAAAACGGTTCAGGAAAAACAACTTTAATTAAACTTTTAACCCGATTATATGCGCCTTCTTCTGGGCGTATCTTGCTGGACGGTTTGGATTTACAAGCATGGGACATTACAGCACTGCACCGTCGATATGCTGTAATCTTTCAGGATTTTGTGCGTTATCAATTTACTGTTGGTGAAAACGTTGGCGTTGGGGATGTGGAACATCTGCAAGACCAATCTCGCTGGGAAATAGCTGCGGATAAAGGTATGGCTAAACCTGTCATCAAGTCAATGCCTGCTGGTTTTCAAACTCAGTTAGGGCGTTGGTTCAAATCTGGAGTTGAACTTTCTGGCGGTGAGTGGCAAAAAATTGCGCTTTCTAGGGCTTTTATGGGAACTGATACGGATATTTTAGTGCTGGATGAACCGACGGCAGCAATGGATGCAGAAGCAGAGTTTCAAATTTTCAATCACTTACGAACAATCACGAAAAATCAAATAGTTATTCTGATTTCCCACCGCTTTTCTACTGTGCGAATGGCTGACACTATTGTGGTTTTAGCTGGTGGGGTAGTGATTGAACAGGGTACTCATGAGGAGTTGTTGAAGGCAGAGGGGCGCTATGCCCGACTATTTTCGCTGCAAGCAGCAGGATATCAATAA